Proteins found in one Triticum aestivum cultivar Chinese Spring chromosome 4D, IWGSC CS RefSeq v2.1, whole genome shotgun sequence genomic segment:
- the LOC123098613 gene encoding adenylosuccinate synthetase, chloroplastic-like, translated as MSLSTLNHPAAAAAAGRGRSFSPAAPAPSTVRLPRRRAPAPTAASALAVEADAAADRVSALSQVSGVLGSQWGDEGKGKLVDVLAPRFDIVARCQGGANAGHTIYNSEGKKFALHLVPSGILHEGTLCVVGNGAVIHVPGFFGEIDGLQSNGVSCDGRILVSDRAHLLFDLHQTVDGLREAELANSFIGTTKRGIGPCYSSKVTRNGLRVCDLRHMDTFGDKLDVLFEDAAARFEGFKYSKGMLKEEVERYKRFAERLEPFIADTVHVLNESIRQKKKILVEGGQATMLDIDFGTYPFVTSSSPSAGGICTGLGIAPRVIGDLIGVVKAYTTRVGSGPFPTELLGEEGDVLRKAGMEFGTTTGRPRRCGWLDIVALKYCCDINGFSSLNLTKLDVLSGLPEIKLGVSYNQMDGEKLQSFPGDLDTLEQVQVNYEVLPGWDSDISSVRSYSELPQAARRYVERIEELVGVPVHYIGVGPGRDALIYK; from the exons ATGTCGCTCTCCACTCTcaaccaccccgccgccgccgccgccgccgggcgggGGAGGTCCTTCtccccggccgccccggcgccgTCGACGGTGCGCCTGCCCAGGAGACGGGCCCCCGCCCCCACCGCCGCGTCCGCGCTCGCGGTGGAGGCGGACGCCGCCGCCGACAGGGTCTCGGCGCTGAGCCAGGTCTCCGGCGTGCTGGGGTCGCAGTGGGGCGACGAGGGGAAGGGGAAGCTCGTCGACGTGCTCGCCCCCCGCTTCGACATCGTCGCGCGTTGCCAG GGTGGAGCAAATGCTGGACACACCATCTACAACTCTGAAGGCAAGAAATTTGCCCTTCATCTTGTTCCATCTGGCATTCTCCATGAAGGAACACTGTGTGTTGTTGGCAACGGAGCGGTGATCCATGTTCCAGGGTTCTTTGGCGAAATTGATGGTCTTCAATCCAATGGAGTCAGTTGTGATGGAAGAATACTGGTGTCTGACCGGGCTCATTTGCTCTTTGATCTGCATCAGACTGTAGATGGACTTAGGGAAGCCGAGCTTGCAAATTCCTTCATAGGAACGACTAAGAGAGGAATTGGACCTTGTTATTCCAGCAAGGTCACTCGAAATGGGCTGCGAGTTTGTGATCTAAGGCACATGGACACTTTTGGGGATAAGCTTGATGTTTTATTTGAAGATGCTGCTGCGAGGTTTGAAGGCTTCAAGTACAGCAAAGGCATGCTCAAGGAAGAGGTTGAGAGGTACAAGAGGTTTGCAGAGCGTTTGGAGCCCTTTATCGCTGACACTGTTCATGTGTTGAATGAATCCATCCGACAGAAGAAGAAAATTCTGGTTGAAGGTGGTCAGGCAACTATGCTGGATATCGATTTTGGAACTTATCCATTTGTGACTTCTTCTAGCCCTTCCGCTGGTGGAATTTGCACCGGCCTTGGGATTGCCCCTAGGGTTATTGGTGACCTGATTGGAGTT GTAAAAGCTTACACAACAAGGGTTGGCTCTGGCCCTTTCCCAACTGAACTACTTGGAGAGGAAGGTGATGTTCTTAGGAAGGCTGGAATGGAATTTGGAACGACTACAGGTCGCCCAAGACGTTGTGGCTGGCTTGACATCGTTGCACTGAAATACTGCTGTGACATCAATGGGTTTTCCTCTCTAAATCTAACAAAACTTGATGTTCTGTCCGGGTTACCAGAAATTAAGCTGGGTGTTTCTTATAATCAAATGGATGGAGAGAAACTACAATCCTTCCCAGGGGATCTTGACACCCTGGAGCAAGTACAG GTAAACTATGAGGTGCTTCCTGGGTGGGACAGCGACATCTCTTCTGTCCGAAGTTACAGCGAACTCCCCCAAGCTGCCCGCCGTTACGTGGAGAGGATAGAAGAGCTCGTCGGTGTTCCAGTCCACTACATTGGTGTCGGGCCTGGGAGGGATGCTCTGATATACAAGTGA
- the LOC123098614 gene encoding dehydration-responsive element-binding protein 2E-like produces the protein MESYVRKRSWKKGPTRGKGGPQNAACEYRGVRQRTWGKWVAEIREPNKRARIWLGSFATAEEAALAYDEAARRLYGPDAFLNLPHLRAAAGATAQQRMIRWLPAAATGVASGGARGHAAVPAYGLLNLNAQHNVHVIHQRLQELKSSSSSPAKPQQQSRRTPPPPPPPPAASSPSSTVTTGAMPPSSSCFQSQLEHAMAMTAAAESAPPSDGFGGGRPQLDLKEFLQQIGVLGEDDGSAAGKHHGPQGVGEDDGEVADAFGFGGGNSNAAEFDWDALAADMSDIASGGHGGGGALGVNGAFHMDDLDQFGCVPIPVWDI, from the coding sequence ATGGAGAGCTACGTGCGGAAGCGGTCGTGGAAGAAGGGGCCGACGAGGGGGAAGGGCGGGCCGCAGAACGCGGCGTGCGAGTACCGGGGCGTGCGCCAGCGGACGTGGGGCAAGTGGGTGGCGGAGATCCGCGAGCCCAACAAGCGCGCGCGCATCTGGCTCGGCTCCTTCGccaccgccgaggaggccgcgctcGCCTACGACGAGGCCGCGCGCAGGCTCTACGGGCCCGACGCCTTCCTCAACCTGCCccacctccgcgccgccgccggcgccaccgcgCAGCAGCGCATGATCAGGTGGCTCCCGGCCGCGGCCACCGGGGTCGCCTCCGGCGGCGCCAGGGGCCATGCCGCCGTGCCCGCCTACGGCCTCCTCAACCTCAACGCGCAGCACAACGTGCACGTCATCCACCAGAGGCTGCAGGAGCTCAagagctcctcctcctcgccggccaagCCGCAGCAGCAGTCCAGGAGGACCCCTCCCCCGCCCCCGCCTCCTCCGGCGGCCTCGTCCCCTTCCTCCACGGTGACCACCGGCGCCATGCCGCCCTCCTCGTCGTGCTTCCAGTCCCAGCTGGAGCACGCCATGGCGATGACCGCCGCGGCCGAGAGCGCGCCGCCGAGCGACGGCTTCGGTGGCGGCAGGCCCCAGCTCGATCTCAAGGAGTTCCTGCAGCAgatcggcgtgctcggggaggacgACGGCAGCGCGGCCGGCAAGCATCATGGGCCTCAGGGCGTCGGCGAGGACGATGGCGAGGTGGCGGACGCGTTTGGGTTCGGGGGCGGCAACAGCAATGCCGCAGAGTTCGACTGGGACGCGCTGGCGGCCGACATGAGCGACATCGCGTCGggaggccacggcggcggcggcgcgctgggcgTGAACGGAGCGTTCCACATGGACGATCTCGACCAGTTCGGCTGCGTGCCCATCCCCGTATGGGACATCTGA